Part of the Planococcus plakortidis genome is shown below.
TGAAATCGTTTATGCTGTACGTTTTAAAAAGAAACGCTCTCCTGCAAAGATTAGCAGGATGAATATAAAGGAGACACCGACCACAAATAAGTCGGAATTCATTTTAATCCAAATGAATGCAGCGAGTATGATGGCATCTAGTGTCAAAGCGGTCAATACGATCACTGAATTGGCTCCCACTTTTTCTCTCAAATGCTTGAACACTCCCCAATGAATGATCATGTCCATTACCAAATATAAAATAGCACCCATTGAAGCAATTCTACTCAGATCAAAAAAGATGGTTAGAAACATAGCTAATACGATTGTATAAACCAAGGTATGTTTTTGTATATCACCAGGCATACCGAAGTGTTTATGAGGAATCAGTTTCATATCTGTTAACATCGCTAACATTCGTGATACGGCAAAGACACTTGCAATTATTCCGGAAATGGTTGCGATGATGGCAATTCCGACAGTAAACCAAAGACCGTAATCACCAAACGCAGGTCTTGCTGCTTCAGCAAGTGCATAATCTTTTGTTTTAATGATCTGGTCCAATGGTAAATTACTTGAAACTGACCATGCAATTAATAAATACACAAGCAAACTAATTGAAATCGAAATCATAATGGCTCTGCCAACGTTTTTCTTCGGTTTTGTTATTTCAGAACCACTATTGGTAATCGTAGTAAACCCTTTAAACGCTAAAATTGTCAATGCTACCGCAGCAATATAGCTTGCTATGGTGGGGTCTGCTGAATCTCCCCCACTTTCTACAGATGAAAACGAAAATCCCGCTACGCTTAATCCACCTATCCCAAAAACAGCTAATCCTGCAATCTTGAGTAGTGAAGCTATAGATGTAAACGACTGTATGAAGCTATTTCCAGAAATATTTACCAAGAATGCAAAAGTCAGTAACCCCACTCCTAATAACGGAACAAGATAACTTGATTGATTGATATCAAAAAGTTGTAGAGTGTAGGTACCAAATGTTCTGGCAACCAGACTTTGATTAATGACCATTGAAATGGCCATTAACAAAGCAGCTGCAGCTGTAATTGTTCCTTTACCGTAAGCTTGAACTAAAAACATTCCAATTCCACCGGCTGATGGAAATTCATTACTTAGCTTTATATAAGAATAGGCACTAAAAGCTGTAACAAGCCCCCCTACTATAAACATCAGAGGAAACCATGATCCTGCAAGTTGCGCGACTTGTCCTAGTAAGGCAAAGATTCCTGCACTAATCATCACCCCGGTTCCTAATCCTACAGCACCGATTAAGGAGATACTATTCTTTTTATAATCTGCCATCCTCAACTCCTCCATTCTGTATAGAAACATTGCTAACTTATGTTAAGTATCAAATCGATAACAAGTACCTGACTTTTCCCTAGACCCTGTTCCGCTAAACAGAAAGTTAAGAATTCCACACAAACTGCATATTTTAATACTCGGCGAGATACAATAGTTAAGGTTTAAATCTTTACTAAAGAAGTCATTTACAAAAAAGAAAAGCTCCAAGTGAAGGTTTTCTACCGATAATCCCCTAATATGCTAACGTTACTCTCAACCATAATTTAGCCCATCAATCTCTACACCACTTCGAATTTTATAGAGTCCACTCTTAATTTTTCTATTATTTTATTCTTCAGAATCATTTCTCCATTCTTTTTACACATTTCACATTTATAGTAGATAAATAAATCGACAGAATGGAGGAAGGAACATGAAACTTGAAATCTTTCAGCCGACTATCGAACAAAAGCATGTATTGCAAAACTTGATGGAACTGTATCAATACGACTTCTCCGAGTTCGAATCTGAAGATGTGGATGAAAACGGTTTGTTTGGCTACAAGTACCTGGATTACTATTGGACAATTCCTACGCATTTCCCGTTCCTAATCAAGGTGGATGGAAACCTTGCCGGATTTGCATTGGTGCGCGAGATAGCGTCTGAGGATTCAAGTTGTTCTTCCTATTTAAAGATATGCGAATTTTTCATCATGAAAAAATACCGGAAGGAAGGTATCGGCAAGCAAGCCGCATTTCAACTTTTTGACCTGTTTCAAGGGGTCTGGGAAGTGGCTGAGCTCGAAACCAACCTTCCCGCACAGAAGTTTTGGCGAAAAACCATATCTGAATATACAAATAACGAGTACGTGGAAATCAAACGCGATCATTGGCCTGGGCCAATTCAGCGGTTTGTTTCAGCGAAATATTTGCCTCTTCAATCACTAACTCTTTTACTATAAAGAAGAATAAACTTTGGTTTATATTCCTCTCAGTCTGTATTCGGCCTCGACTAAAATGACTGCCAGTTACCTTTATACCGCATTGTAAAGATTTATTTGTGTAAGCTGATGCAGAAGGTCCCGAGACGTATGAAGAAAATTACGAGGAACTGATTATCGAGCTGCAGCAAGTGGCTGAATCCGATCAAGCACTAGGCAGCAACACAGAAAACATGACATTTTTCGTTTCCTATGATGCTTTTGGCTATATAACGGACACATACGGATTTGAACACGTTCCGGTTGCCGGGTTGAATAGCCAAGATGAGCATTCGCAGAAAGATTTGACGGCCATCGTGGACTTGGCAAAAGAGAAGAACATCGAACACATTGCGTTTGAGTAAAACGTGTCTTCCAAGCTGCCTGAAGTGGTTCAGAATGAAGTCGGAGCTGTGGAGCTTCATAACCTAAGCGTTCTCATTCCGGAAAATGAAGACGACAACGAAACCTACTTCACTTTGATGGAAAAGAACCTGAAAACTTTAGAAACGATGCTAAAATAACAAAAACACCGCGATGATGAATCGCGGTGTTTTTTGATGTCCAAACTAATTTTGATTAGAAGCCTATAGAGGAATGTTCGATCTGTATTTATAACTATATTCACTGTCCTTGCAGGGCTGGATGCTTATCTCGGTTCTTGGCTGCCTCTCCCTTTTCCTCGTCCAGAAAATACTGCTCGTACCAAATGCAGAAGCTATAGATTGTCCAAATAT
Proteins encoded:
- a CDS encoding APC family permease translates to MADYKKNSISLIGAVGLGTGVMISAGIFALLGQVAQLAGSWFPLMFIVGGLVTAFSAYSYIKLSNEFPSAGGIGMFLVQAYGKGTITAAAALLMAISMVINQSLVARTFGTYTLQLFDINQSSYLVPLLGVGLLTFAFLVNISGNSFIQSFTSIASLLKIAGLAVFGIGGLSVAGFSFSSVESGGDSADPTIASYIAAVALTILAFKGFTTITNSGSEITKPKKNVGRAIMISISISLLVYLLIAWSVSSNLPLDQIIKTKDYALAEAARPAFGDYGLWFTVGIAIIATISGIIASVFAVSRMLAMLTDMKLIPHKHFGMPGDIQKHTLVYTIVLAMFLTIFFDLSRIASMGAILYLVMDMIIHWGVFKHLREKVGANSVIVLTALTLDAIILAAFIWIKMNSDLFVVGVSFIFILLIFAGERFFLKRTA
- a CDS encoding GNAT family N-acetyltransferase, with the protein product MKLEIFQPTIEQKHVLQNLMELYQYDFSEFESEDVDENGLFGYKYLDYYWTIPTHFPFLIKVDGNLAGFALVREIASEDSSCSSYLKICEFFIMKKYRKEGIGKQAAFQLFDLFQGVWEVAELETNLPAQKFWRKTISEYTNNEYVEIKRDHWPGPIQRFVSAKYLPLQSLTLLL